Proteins from a single region of Candidatus Campbellbacteria bacterium:
- a CDS encoding N-6 DNA methylase yields MTHINKPNDSEVDAYTYIKEELESLGWNIKNPAKVSVGEVYKQNEALSNIDIKSCLNRNRPEAIVKVSDNIFWIIESKRTKDEINKALDEAKNQYAKKINKSLSISAPLVSGVAGNLTDGFLVETQILKDGQWKTILFNGRKKRTLLSRPQAKYIIKTKNIDYKEFPDIPQQKYISAGVEINEILHNSGINKNKRARFIAALILSTSTGERVDFVKENTKTLIRDINNLIQQKLDEVGKSNFYDFIKLELPPSQENHHKYREAIIQTYNKLDTLEIRNSMDSGSDVLGEFYTTFLKYGNGAKEIGIVLTPRHITKFAVEVCDINYKDIVLDPACGTGGFLVSSLDKVRRESTGERFENFKKYGLFGIEQDDEVVALALVNMIFRGDGRHNMREGNCFNNNITNKTEGGNQTAQFESRDGINNTRPAITKVLMNPPFSLKKEDEKESKFIDYALDQLKDKGILFAITPVSVMTEGKSGSKWRKKLLEENTILSVVTFPDIFYPVSIITVGIFIKKGVPHDFENQNVYFARINDDGFTKRKGKRVFNDSVENDLDKIKKELVAFIKDENISIDNVPEFKKVAKLDKDDETHELAPEAYLDTKVLTRKEIEDGVEEMIRESVAFRIRYNKKFK; encoded by the coding sequence GAATGAAGCATTAAGCAACATAGACATTAAAAGTTGCTTGAATAGAAATAGGCCAGAAGCAATTGTTAAAGTATCAGATAATATATTTTGGATTATAGAATCAAAAAGAACCAAGGATGAAATAAATAAAGCTTTAGATGAGGCAAAAAATCAATATGCCAAAAAAATCAACAAGAGTTTATCAATTAGTGCCCCATTAGTTTCTGGCGTTGCGGGTAATTTAACCGACGGATTTTTAGTTGAAACTCAAATTCTTAAAGATGGCCAATGGAAAACAATTCTTTTTAATGGAAGGAAAAAAAGAACTCTACTCTCTAGACCACAAGCGAAGTATATCATCAAAACTAAAAATATTGATTATAAAGAATTTCCAGATATACCACAACAAAAATATATAAGTGCAGGAGTTGAAATTAATGAGATACTTCATAATTCAGGTATCAATAAAAACAAAAGAGCGAGATTTATTGCGGCCCTAATACTTTCAACATCAACCGGAGAAAGGGTGGATTTTGTAAAAGAGAATACAAAGACATTAATAAGAGATATAAATAATTTAATTCAGCAGAAGTTAGACGAGGTTGGCAAATCAAATTTCTATGATTTTATTAAATTAGAATTGCCGCCATCTCAAGAAAATCATCATAAATACAGAGAAGCGATTATACAAACATATAATAAATTAGACACACTTGAGATAAGAAATTCAATGGACTCTGGGAGTGATGTGTTGGGCGAGTTTTATACGACATTCCTAAAGTATGGTAATGGAGCAAAGGAGATTGGTATAGTTTTGACACCCAGGCATATAACTAAATTTGCAGTTGAAGTGTGTGATATAAATTACAAAGATATAGTGCTAGACCCAGCCTGTGGCACTGGCGGTTTTCTAGTTTCAAGTTTAGATAAAGTAAGGAGAGAATCAACGGGAGAAAGATTTGAGAATTTCAAAAAATATGGACTTTTTGGTATAGAGCAAGATGATGAAGTTGTGGCATTAGCACTTGTTAATATGATTTTTAGAGGTGATGGTAGGCATAATATGAGAGAAGGCAATTGTTTCAATAATAATATAACTAATAAAACTGAAGGAGGCAACCAAACAGCACAATTTGAATCTAGAGATGGTATTAATAATACCAGACCAGCCATTACAAAAGTTTTAATGAATCCGCCTTTTTCTCTAAAAAAAGAGGATGAAAAAGAAAGCAAATTTATTGATTACGCATTAGATCAACTCAAGGACAAAGGAATACTTTTTGCAATTACTCCAGTTTCTGTTATGACTGAAGGGAAGAGTGGTTCTAAGTGGAGAAAAAAATTATTAGAAGAAAACACGATACTTTCTGTTGTTACTTTTCCAGATATATTTTATCCGGTTTCTATAATAACCGTTGGGATTTTTATTAAGAAGGGTGTGCCACATGATTTTGAAAACCAAAATGTATACTTTGCTAGGATTAATGATGATGGTTTCACAAAGAGAAAGGGCAAGAGAGTGTTTAATGATTCAGTTGAAAATGATTTAGATAAAATAAAAAAAGAATTGGTTGCTTTTATAAAAGATGAAAATATAAGTATAGATAATGTTCCGGAATTTAAAAAAGTTGCAAAATTGGATAAAGATGATGAAACACATGAGTTAGCACCTGAGGCATATCTTGACACAAAAGTTTTGACTAGAAAGGAGATAGAGGATGGTGTAGAGGAAATGATACGAGAGTCTGTTGCTTTTAGAATCAGATATAACAAGAAATTTAAGTAG
- a CDS encoding restriction endonuclease subunit S has protein sequence MKFKDLFHIDYGQKEYHDKSNLTDGDGDKILISSKGEDGGIYGFFDIPRDGYKAPIITVPSTGTIGQAFLQLRDCSVDDNCLVLIPKDKNMSEEEMYQVIYQIRKLKWRFKYGRQITPERLGNEKLKIIDTNIDKKKLENQLSLKKPKNIKVIDPKKFVHFRVDQICLVEKKKALPKNAINLTGNIPYVTTSSKNNGVKDFTDEESNFPKNRLTVSLNGSVGEVFFQTKDFITSTDNVVLSLLEEKFKGDIKLLLFVGFMIKRYTWGFSWSRKLSKKKLEKLIINLPVNDKNELDLKYIHSIADNSLGITELKEYIK, from the coding sequence ATGAAATTTAAGGATTTATTTCATATAGATTACGGTCAAAAAGAGTACCATGATAAAAGTAATCTAACGGATGGAGATGGAGATAAAATTTTAATTTCTTCAAAGGGTGAGGACGGTGGCATATATGGTTTTTTTGATATTCCCAGAGATGGCTATAAAGCACCAATAATTACAGTTCCAAGCACTGGCACAATAGGGCAAGCATTTCTTCAACTACGAGATTGTTCTGTTGATGACAATTGCTTGGTCTTAATACCAAAAGATAAAAACATGTCGGAAGAAGAAATGTATCAAGTGATATATCAAATTAGAAAATTAAAATGGCGTTTTAAATATGGGCGACAAATAACTCCCGAGAGATTGGGTAATGAAAAATTAAAAATTATTGATACAAATATAGATAAGAAAAAATTAGAAAATCAACTTTCATTGAAGAAACCGAAAAATATAAAGGTTATTGACCCAAAAAAGTTTGTACATTTTAGAGTTGACCAAATTTGTTTGGTTGAAAAGAAAAAAGCACTTCCAAAGAATGCAATTAATTTAACAGGCAATATCCCATATGTCACAACATCTTCAAAAAATAATGGAGTTAAGGATTTCACCGATGAAGAAAGTAATTTTCCAAAAAATAGACTAACGGTTTCATTAAATGGTAGTGTTGGAGAAGTTTTCTTTCAAACCAAGGATTTTATTACAAGCACAGACAACGTTGTTCTTTCATTATTGGAAGAAAAGTTCAAGGGAGATATAAAACTATTGTTATTTGTTGGATTTATGATTAAGCGTTATACTTGGGGATTTTCGTGGAGTAGAAAATTATCTAAGAAAAAACTAGAAAAATTAATAATAAATCTACCAGTAAATGATAAAAATGAGCTTGACTTAAAATATATACATTCTATTGCAGACAATAGTTTGGGAATAACTGAATTGAAGGAGTATATAAAATGA
- a CDS encoding prolyl oligopeptidase family serine peptidase, with amino-acid sequence MNKLKSIPLILEVKPITATGEILSNLNKTVKDRAIQNGKEIFAYRIVYKSQGHKVVGYIAEPKRGKNLPCIIWNRGGNRAWGTHGPCGEIKPFTLFLGSIAAFAKAGYIVIASQYSGNEGGEGTEYHGGSEIEDVLVLHKILKKYSRADASRVGMFGASRGGMVCYLALARVKWIRAIVVQAAVVNLFNQVKNRPELKELYKEIFGGSKEEYKKRSVVFWIDKLYKKTPILMMHGTADWKVSVLDTLKVSELLYKEKIPYKTIIYEGDNHSLTTNKAASINEAINWFDRFVKNKESLPDLKLHRR; translated from the coding sequence ATGAATAAACTAAAATCAATTCCGTTAATTTTAGAAGTCAAGCCCATTACTGCAACAGGAGAAATTTTATCTAACCTTAATAAGACAGTAAAAGATAGGGCTATTCAAAATGGCAAGGAAATTTTTGCATATAGAATCGTCTATAAATCTCAAGGGCATAAGGTTGTTGGTTACATTGCTGAACCCAAAAGGGGCAAGAATCTTCCTTGCATTATTTGGAATCGTGGGGGAAATCGTGCCTGGGGTACACACGGTCCATGTGGTGAAATAAAACCTTTCACGCTCTTTCTTGGATCAATTGCAGCTTTTGCAAAGGCTGGCTATATCGTCATCGCCAGTCAATACTCGGGAAATGAAGGCGGTGAAGGAACAGAATATCATGGTGGTAGCGAGATAGAAGATGTTCTTGTTTTACATAAAATTTTGAAAAAGTATTCGCGAGCAGATGCAAGTAGAGTTGGGATGTTTGGTGCAAGTCGTGGGGGAATGGTGTGCTATCTTGCACTTGCTCGCGTGAAATGGATTCGGGCAATAGTTGTTCAAGCCGCCGTGGTAAATCTATTTAACCAAGTGAAAAATCGCCCTGAACTCAAAGAGTTATATAAAGAAATATTTGGTGGTTCTAAAGAAGAATACAAAAAACGCTCGGTGGTTTTCTGGATAGATAAATTATACAAAAAGACACCAATTCTGATGATGCACGGGACAGCGGATTGGAAGGTTAGTGTTCTTGATACTTTAAAAGTGAGTGAATTATTGTATAAAGAAAAAATCCCATATAAAACAATTATTTATGAAGGCGATAATCACTCACTAACCACCAACAAAGCCGCCTCAATAAACGAAGCAATAAATTGGTTTGACCGATTTGTAAAAAATAAAGAATCATTACCAGATTTAAAACTGCACAGAAGGTAG
- the smpB gene encoding SsrA-binding protein SmpB, translating to MVYLKDKKTLFDYEVLESIEAGIELRGFEVKAIKKGMGSLKNARCLVRGGEAFVVSLNIPPFQKSNAPKSHNPSRTRRLLLKKPEILKLLEAEKTKGLTSIIISVYSKGALIKVEIGIVRRKKGKDKREIIKKRDSEREARRTIKNSGSLP from the coding sequence ATGGTTTATCTTAAAGATAAAAAAACTCTTTTTGATTATGAAGTGCTTGAAAGTATTGAAGCTGGAATTGAACTGAGGGGGTTTGAGGTAAAAGCAATCAAAAAGGGCATGGGTTCCCTAAAAAACGCGAGATGTCTTGTTCGCGGTGGGGAGGCTTTTGTCGTCTCGCTAAACATACCCCCCTTTCAAAAATCAAATGCCCCAAAATCGCACAACCCCAGTCGCACAAGAAGGCTTTTGCTCAAAAAACCCGAGATATTAAAGCTTTTGGAAGCAGAAAAGACAAAAGGGTTGACTTCAATTATTATTTCCGTGTATAGTAAAGGTGCACTTATAAAGGTGGAAATAGGCATTGTTCGTAGAAAAAAAGGAAAAGATAAACGAGAGATAATAAAGAAAAGAGATAGCGAAAGAGAAGCACGCCGAACAATCAAAAACAGCGGGTCTCTCCCGTAG
- the ftsH gene encoding ATP-dependent zinc metalloprotease FtsH: MNNRNIQKNNKQKAPKSFFRQFVLSVLILIIFASAYGLFKSEAVEIKEIGISNLVVAIEAGEINSIVVKGETVEVVYSNGDKGSLKKESGAPITQTLTNYGLSSEAIRSVAIEVENERGFAYWLTVIIPFLLPLLIFIVLLWILLGQFKNTGSQAFNFGKSRARVLSPDDPSRRITFKDVAGVEEAKEELGEFVDFLKNPRKYKKMGAKVPKGLLLTGSPGTGKTLLAKAVAGEAKVSFFTISGSEFVEMFVGVGASRVRDLFRNAKKHSPSVIFIDEIDAVGRTRGTGVGGGNDEREQTLNQILVEMDGFESRDNVIVIAATNRPDVLDHALLRPGRFDRRLVIDVPDKLERMAILKIHARGKPMDKNVNFDSIAAKTPGFSGADLYSVVNEAAILAARKGNKALSQKDFADSVEKVALGPEKKTRILTDHEKRRIAFHEGGHALLASVLPYADPVQKISIISRGHALGYVLSTPDKDYRLRTKQKFLDDMVMAMGGYAAEQIVFGDVSTGPSSDLEKVTQIARNMVTNWGMSEKIGPTIVSNSKYNTQRGGNSNETQKMIDREVQAIVKNTLKKATMYLKKYRKALNALAEKLLQVETMERNEFEKLITSQGVKIQNALGR, translated from the coding sequence ATGAATAATAGAAATATACAGAAAAACAACAAGCAAAAAGCGCCAAAAAGTTTTTTTAGGCAGTTTGTTTTGTCTGTTTTGATACTTATTATCTTCGCGAGTGCGTATGGTTTGTTTAAGTCGGAGGCGGTAGAGATAAAAGAGATAGGAATTTCAAATTTGGTTGTTGCGATTGAGGCGGGGGAGATAAATTCAATAGTTGTAAAAGGTGAGACGGTTGAGGTTGTTTATAGCAACGGAGATAAGGGTTCGCTTAAAAAAGAAAGCGGAGCGCCAATCACACAAACACTCACCAACTACGGATTGTCCTCAGAGGCGATTCGCTCTGTTGCGATTGAGGTTGAAAATGAGAGGGGTTTTGCGTATTGGCTGACAGTCATCATTCCGTTTTTATTGCCACTACTCATATTCATCGTGCTCCTTTGGATATTGCTCGGTCAGTTCAAAAACACCGGCTCACAGGCATTTAATTTTGGAAAATCAAGGGCAAGGGTTCTCAGCCCTGATGATCCGTCAAGGCGCATAACATTTAAAGATGTCGCTGGTGTTGAAGAGGCAAAAGAGGAGTTGGGGGAGTTTGTAGATTTTTTGAAAAATCCCAGAAAATATAAAAAGATGGGCGCAAAGGTTCCCAAGGGTCTTTTGCTGACTGGTTCACCGGGGACAGGAAAAACACTCCTTGCAAAAGCAGTTGCTGGCGAGGCTAAGGTTTCATTTTTCACAATCTCTGGCTCAGAGTTTGTGGAGATGTTTGTTGGTGTCGGTGCGAGCAGGGTTCGCGACTTGTTCAGAAACGCCAAAAAGCATTCTCCGTCTGTCATATTCATAGATGAAATAGATGCTGTTGGTAGAACGAGAGGAACAGGAGTGGGTGGAGGTAATGATGAGAGGGAACAGACGCTGAATCAAATTCTCGTTGAGATGGACGGTTTTGAAAGTAGGGATAATGTGATAGTCATAGCGGCAACCAATCGCCCTGATGTCCTTGACCACGCACTTTTAAGACCAGGTCGTTTTGACAGGCGCTTGGTTATTGATGTGCCTGATAAGTTGGAGAGGATGGCGATACTGAAAATACACGCAAGAGGAAAACCGATGGATAAAAATGTTAACTTTGATTCAATAGCCGCAAAGACACCAGGTTTTTCTGGCGCTGATTTGTACTCAGTTGTAAATGAAGCGGCTATATTAGCAGCGCGAAAGGGAAACAAGGCTTTGTCCCAAAAAGATTTTGCTGATTCTGTTGAAAAAGTCGCACTTGGTCCAGAAAAAAAGACACGCATATTGACCGACCACGAAAAAAGGAGGATAGCGTTTCACGAAGGGGGCCACGCACTTTTGGCGTCAGTCCTTCCTTATGCAGATCCAGTTCAAAAGATTTCTATAATTTCAAGAGGTCATGCGCTTGGTTATGTTCTTAGCACACCTGACAAGGATTACAGGTTGCGCACAAAACAAAAGTTTCTTGATGATATGGTGATGGCAATGGGGGGTTATGCTGCAGAACAAATTGTGTTTGGTGATGTCAGCACTGGTCCAAGTAGCGACCTTGAAAAAGTAACGCAGATAGCAAGAAACATGGTGACAAATTGGGGGATGTCTGAGAAAATTGGACCAACCATTGTTTCCAATTCAAAATACAACACTCAACGCGGTGGAAATTCTAACGAAACCCAAAAAATGATAGACAGAGAGGTTCAGGCGATAGTTAAAAACACTCTGAAAAAAGCGACTATGTATTTAAAGAAGTATAGGAAGGCGCTTAATGCATTGGCAGAGAAACTTTTACAAGTGGAGACAATGGAAAGAAATGAGTTTGAAAAATTGATTACATCACAGGGGGTTAAAATACAAAACGCTTTGGGCAGGTAA
- the ung gene encoding uracil-DNA glycosylase, which produces MKKEVEIEQSWREKLSEVFDKEEFKELTKKVREEYISKTVYPLPKDIFNAFNICPFDDIKVVILGQDPYHGRGQAHGFAFSVQDGITPPPSLKNIFKEINDDLGIEIPKNGNLTRWAKQGVLLLNAILTVRANSPTSHRDMGWEMFTDCVIETISDNREGVVFLLWGAFAKEKAGLIDREKHLILTAAHPSPYSADRGFFGCGHFSKANDYLKSNGLKPISW; this is translated from the coding sequence ATGAAAAAAGAAGTTGAAATAGAGCAATCGTGGAGAGAGAAACTTTCTGAGGTATTTGATAAAGAAGAGTTTAAGGAACTTACAAAAAAGGTACGAGAAGAATATATTTCAAAAACTGTTTACCCTCTGCCTAAAGATATTTTTAATGCGTTTAATATCTGCCCTTTTGATGACATAAAAGTTGTAATTTTGGGGCAAGATCCATATCACGGCAGAGGTCAAGCGCATGGTTTTGCTTTTTCCGTTCAGGACGGCATAACGCCACCGCCATCACTTAAAAATATATTCAAGGAGATAAATGATGATTTGGGTATTGAGATTCCTAAAAATGGCAACCTCACGCGTTGGGCGAAACAGGGTGTTCTACTTTTGAACGCCATATTGACTGTTCGCGCAAACTCCCCCACTTCGCATAGAGATATGGGCTGGGAAATGTTTACTGATTGTGTGATAGAAACAATATCAGACAACAGAGAGGGGGTTGTCTTTTTGTTGTGGGGTGCATTTGCAAAGGAAAAAGCAGGATTGATAGACAGAGAGAAGCATCTGATTTTGACCGCGGCACATCCATCTCCCTACTCTGCAGACAGAGGGTTTTTTGGGTGTGGGCATTTCAGCAAGGCAAATGATTATCTGAAGTCAAATGGGTTGAAGCCCATTTCTTGGTGA
- a CDS encoding ATP-dependent DNA helicase RecG, protein MIENDISKHFRLKTAQTKGLSALGIKTIRDLLYHLPFRYSTYTGGQSVRDVTKLKKNDKISLSGRITAIKMRRAFRKRTMMSEATLATDGGNMKVLWFNQPYISKQYPKGSIVKLSGTVGGSEGKLFLSNPDISNADLIGEMEQVTSREEEIISIYPESKGITSLWFRGAIKSKILPMINDFPDPVPDEIIKKYSLPTRYEAMIYIHAPRTKKDIEVARKRFSFDEIFFLQVAKQRDRQTRSSKSSFKIDFDKEILERFLEKMPFKPTNAQLRVIDDISKDMKKNIGMSRLLQGDVGSGKTMVAAASASSVINSRPPNQDYGRLQVAYMAPTEILAIQQFEVFVDMFKDLPISMGLITSKICRKFPSKVDKDKSTKISKKQMTDWVKNGEIAIVVGTHSLLQKNISFKNLAYVIVDEQHRFGVAQRKNIARKDDIAPHFLSMSATPIPRTLALTIYGDLDISTLDELPPNRGEVATEIINSESKKEVEGIIEKEVSKGRQVYVVCPRILQQDDDAVLKLRSVSEEAKHLKKILPKLAIEELHGQMKPNKKAEIIENFLDGKIDVLVTTTVVEVGVNVPNATVMVIENAERFGLAQLHQLRGRILRSEHSTKCFAVTKTQNDISLERLKAFASTSDGFKLAEKDYKLRGSGELFGVQQSGISDFAMEALKNKRLVEHARTEAGIIIEKDSELANHKAIAEEIERRTSSVHFE, encoded by the coding sequence ATGATTGAGAACGATATTTCCAAACACTTTCGCCTTAAAACCGCACAAACCAAGGGGCTCTCTGCCCTTGGTATAAAAACCATACGCGATTTGCTGTATCACCTTCCCTTTCGGTACTCAACTTATACAGGGGGTCAAAGTGTTCGCGATGTGACGAAGTTAAAGAAAAATGACAAGATCTCTCTGTCGGGCAGAATAACTGCTATAAAAATGCGCCGTGCGTTTCGCAAAAGGACGATGATGTCCGAGGCAACTCTTGCAACTGACGGAGGCAATATGAAAGTCTTGTGGTTTAACCAGCCGTATATATCAAAGCAGTATCCTAAGGGCAGTATAGTCAAACTGTCAGGGACAGTAGGTGGAAGTGAGGGAAAGTTGTTTCTTTCAAACCCAGACATAAGCAATGCGGACTTGATAGGCGAGATGGAGCAAGTGACAAGCAGAGAGGAGGAGATTATCTCAATATATCCTGAGTCAAAAGGTATCACATCACTTTGGTTTAGAGGGGCGATAAAAAGCAAGATACTTCCAATGATAAATGATTTTCCAGACCCGGTGCCTGATGAGATAATAAAAAAGTATTCCCTACCCACAAGATATGAGGCAATGATTTACATACACGCGCCACGGACAAAAAAAGATATTGAGGTGGCGAGAAAAAGGTTTTCATTTGATGAGATATTTTTCTTACAGGTCGCGAAACAAAGGGATAGACAAACAAGAAGTTCAAAGAGTTCGTTTAAGATAGATTTTGACAAAGAAATTTTGGAGAGATTTTTGGAAAAAATGCCCTTCAAACCAACCAACGCGCAGTTGAGGGTAATAGACGACATATCAAAAGATATGAAAAAGAATATTGGTATGTCGCGACTGCTTCAGGGAGATGTGGGGTCAGGTAAAACGATGGTTGCAGCGGCAAGTGCAAGTTCTGTTATAAATTCAAGACCGCCAAATCAAGATTATGGCAGACTACAGGTTGCATATATGGCGCCGACAGAGATTCTTGCTATACAGCAGTTTGAGGTGTTTGTTGATATGTTCAAAGACCTCCCCATCTCCATGGGACTTATAACCTCTAAGATATGCAGAAAATTTCCATCAAAAGTAGATAAAGATAAATCCACCAAAATCTCAAAAAAGCAGATGACGGATTGGGTGAAGAACGGAGAGATTGCTATTGTGGTTGGGACGCACTCACTTTTACAAAAAAATATTTCTTTCAAAAATCTTGCTTATGTCATAGTTGATGAACAGCATAGATTTGGAGTAGCACAGAGAAAGAATATCGCAAGAAAAGATGACATAGCTCCCCACTTTCTCTCAATGAGCGCGACCCCCATACCAAGAACGCTTGCCCTGACTATATATGGAGACCTTGATATAAGCACTCTTGACGAACTTCCGCCCAATCGTGGCGAGGTTGCCACAGAGATAATAAACTCAGAAAGCAAAAAAGAAGTTGAGGGTATCATAGAAAAAGAAGTTTCAAAAGGAAGACAGGTTTATGTTGTTTGTCCAAGGATATTGCAACAAGATGATGATGCCGTCCTTAAACTTCGCTCTGTTTCTGAGGAAGCAAAACATCTCAAAAAAATACTTCCCAAACTGGCGATAGAAGAGTTGCACGGACAGATGAAGCCGAACAAAAAAGCAGAGATTATAGAGAATTTTTTGGATGGGAAAATAGATGTTTTGGTTACAACAACAGTGGTTGAGGTTGGGGTTAATGTCCCCAACGCGACAGTAATGGTTATAGAAAACGCAGAGAGATTTGGGCTGGCACAACTGCACCAATTACGCGGACGGATTTTAAGAAGTGAGCATAGCACTAAATGCTTTGCTGTAACAAAAACACAAAATGATATTTCTTTGGAAAGATTAAAAGCATTCGCTTCAACCAGTGATGGCTTCAAACTTGCTGAAAAAGATTACAAACTGCGAGGAAGTGGTGAGCTGTTTGGAGTCCAACAATCAGGTATTTCAGACTTTGCTATGGAGGCACTGAAAAACAAGAGGCTTGTTGAGCATGCGAGGACTGAGGCAGGGATAATCATTGAAAAAGATTCTGAACTTGCAAACCACAAGGCTATCGCAGAAGAAATTGAAAGAAGAACTTCATCCGTTCATTTTGAATAG
- a CDS encoding GIY-YIG nuclease family protein, whose translation MDEIVYILINEAMPGYVKIGRTTNLEKRVRELDKTNVPLPFECHYACTVKDSKFVEDKLHDAFLNNRIRSSREFFEIEPERVVSALKLCCLKDVTPQKDFVETQEDQKALDKKRKNRDTFNFKIVDIPIGAELYFSRDENIKAKVVDNRNIEFNGKSTSLSLSARELLGYRASGPLYWMYEGETLDERRKRIEQE comes from the coding sequence ATGGATGAAATAGTTTATATTTTAATCAATGAAGCAATGCCTGGTTATGTTAAAATTGGAAGAACCACAAATCTTGAGAAGCGTGTCCGTGAACTTGACAAAACCAATGTGCCCTTACCGTTTGAGTGTCATTATGCTTGTACTGTAAAAGATTCAAAGTTTGTTGAAGACAAATTACACGATGCTTTTCTAAATAACCGCATTCGTTCTAGCCGTGAGTTTTTTGAAATTGAGCCAGAAAGAGTTGTATCTGCACTTAAACTTTGTTGTCTTAAAGATGTTACACCACAAAAAGATTTTGTTGAAACACAGGAGGATCAGAAAGCTCTTGATAAAAAACGAAAAAATAGAGATACATTCAACTTTAAAATAGTTGATATCCCCATAGGTGCAGAACTTTATTTTAGTCGAGATGAAAATATAAAAGCCAAGGTTGTTGATAATAGAAATATAGAATTTAACGGTAAGAGTACAAGTCTTTCGTTGTCTGCTAGAGAACTTTTGGGTTATCGTGCGTCAGGACCTCTTTATTGGATGTACGAAGGGGAAACTCTTGACGAAAGAAGGAAAAGAATTGAGCAGGAATAG
- the nrtS gene encoding nitrate/nitrite transporter NrtS, with the protein MTTPPKSIFHHARHPHILKTSIRTALIVGTVLALINHFDSIFTWTLTSTQVFQILITYLVPFSVASYAAAKHAQRIEEIKEKAHNQTH; encoded by the coding sequence ATGACTACACCCCCAAAATCTATTTTTCATCATGCGAGACATCCTCATATCTTGAAAACTTCCATCAGGACTGCATTAATCGTTGGAACTGTTCTTGCTCTTATAAACCACTTTGATAGTATCTTCACTTGGACCTTAACTTCTACTCAAGTATTCCAAATTCTTATCACCTACCTCGTTCCTTTTTCTGTTGCAAGTTATGCCGCGGCAAAGCACGCACAACGAATTGAAGAAATAAAAGAAAAAGCCCACAACCAAACACACTGA